A stretch of DNA from Streptomyces xanthii:
GGGGTCACCACACCCATGCGGGGTCCCGTCGTTCGAGGAAGGCCGTCATCCCCTCCCGGGCCTGTTCGGAGGCGAAAAGGCGGGCGGACAGGTCCTGCAGGGTCCGCGTGTCCCGGTCGAAGGCTTCCAGGACCTTAACCGTGAGCAGTGCCTTCGTCTCGGCCAGGGCCTGCGGCTCGGCTCTGCGCAGTCCGTCGAGGACGGGGGCGAGCGCCGTGTCGGCGTCGTCGCCGGACGCGGTGACGAGCCCGATGCGGGCGGCCTCCGCGGCGTCGAACCTCTCGCCGGTCAGGTAGTAGCGGGCGACCGCGCGCGGGTCCAGGCGGGGCAGCAGCGGAAGGGAGATCACGGCGGGGGCGACCCCGATGCGGACCTCGGTGAACGCGAAGGTCGACGCGGTGGCGGCCACGGAGATGTCGCAGGCGCCGAGGAGGCCGAGGCCGCCCGCGCGGACGTGCCCGGCGACCCGGGCGACGACGGGCTTCGGCAGTTCGACGATGCCTCGCAGGAGGCCGACGAGGGCGTCCGGGTGCGGCGGGTCGCGCAGGTCGGCGCCCGCGCTGAAGGTGTTGCCGGTGTGGGTGAGGACGACGGCCCGGACGCCGGGGTCCTTGCCCGCGTCGGCGAGCCGCTCGGTGAGTTCGGCGACCAGGGCGTGGGACAGAGCGTTGCGGTTGCCCGGCGAGTCGAGGGTGAGGGTGGTGACGCCGCGGTCGTGGGCGGCGCGGATCAGGGGTTCCTCGGGCATGGCGGGGTCAGCTCTCCCTCAGCAGGCGGCGCAGGATCTTCCCGGAGGCCGCGCGGGGCACGGCGTCGGTGAAGGCGACGCGGCGGATCTTCTTGTACGGGGCGACGTGCCCGGCGACGAAGGCGAGCACGTCGTCCTCGGTGAGGGCCGGGTCGGCGCGGACGACGAAGGCCTTCGGGATCTCGTTGCCGTCCGCGTCCGGGGTGCCGACGACGGCGGCGTCGGCGATGCCGTCGTGGGTGAGCAGCAGGGCCTCCAGCTCGGCGGGGGCCACCTGGAAGCCCTTGTACTTGATCAGCTCCTTCACCCGGTCGACGACGAACAGCCAGCCGTCCTCGTCGACCCGGCCGACGTCACCGGTGTGCACCCAGCCGTCGGCGTCGATCATGTCGGCGGTGGCGTCGGGCCGCCCGAGGTAGCCCTTCATGACCTGCGGGCCCCGGATGAGGATCTCGCCGGACCCACCGGGCGGGACGTCCTCGGCGGGGTCGTCGAGGGACACGATCCGCATCTCGGTGGAGGCGATGAGCTTGCCGACGGTGCCCGGGGGCGGGTTCTTCGCGGCGAGCGGGACGACGTGGGTGCCGGGCGACAGCTCCGTCATGCCGTAGGCCTGGCCGACGGGCGGCAGGCCAAGGCGGCGCGAGCAGGCCTCGGCGAGGTCGGCGTCCAGCGGGGCGGCGGCGCTGATCAGGTACTTCAGGGAGGAGAGGTCGTAGCCCTCGACGGCCGGGTGCTTGGCGAGGGCCAGCACGATCGGCGGGGCCACGTACAGGGCGGTGATGCGGTGCTTCTCGATCGCGGCGAGGAAGGTGTCGAGCTCGAAGCGGGGCAGGACGACGACGGTGGCGCCCTGCCGCAGCGGGGCGTTCATCAGGGCGGTGAGGCCGTAGATGTGGAAGAAGGGGAGGACGGCGAGGACGCGGTCCTCGGGTCCGGCCGGGATGAGGGGTTCGAGCTGGGCCAGGTTGGTGGCGATGTTGCGGTGGGTCAGCATGACGCCCTTGGGGACGCCGGTGGTGCCGGAGGAGTACGGGAGCGCGGCCACGTCCTCGGCCGGGTCGACCGGCACGTGCGGTTCGGGGGCGTCGGTGCCGAGCAGGTCGAGCAGGGAGCGCAGGCCCGAGTCGCCCGCGGGGTCGCAGACGAAGATCTCCTGGATGCCGCCGGCCAGTTCGGCGGCGGCGCGGGCCGGTGCCGCGAGCGGGGTCACGGAGACGATCCAGCGGGCGCCGGAGTCCTTCAGCTGCTTGGCGAACTCCTCCGGGGTGGCCAGCGGGTGCACCGTGGTGACGGCGGCGCCGGCGCGGGTCGCGGCGTAGAAGGCGACCGGGTAGGCGATCGTGTTGGGGCTGTGCAGGGCGAGGACGTCGCCGGGACGGACGCCCGCCTCGGCGAGGCCCGCCGCGATCCTGCGGTGGTACTGGTCGACCTGCGCGTAGGTCAGGGTCGTGCCCGCCACCCCGTCGACGAGGGCGGGGGTGTCACCGCGCGCGGCAGCACCCCCGAGCACGGCGTCGTGGATGGGTTCGTCGACGTGCTCGACGTCCGCGTACTCACTGAAGAACACCATGCCAACACCTCGTCTTTGAAGGGCTGTTGTGATGTGGGGCGGTAGGGCGGGTCAGTACGACTTGGGCAGGCCCAGGGTCTGGTGGGACACGTAGTTCAGGATCATCTCCCGGCTGACCGGTGCGATACGGGCCACGCGGGAGCCGGTGATGAGGGAGGCGAGGCCGAACTCGCGGGTCAGGCCGTTGCCGCCGAGGGTGTGCACGGACTGGTCGACGGCGCGCACACAGGCCTCGGCGGCCGCGTACTTGGCCATGTTGGCGGCCTCCCCGGCCCCCATGTCGTCGCCGGCGTCGTACAGGTGCGCCGCCTTCTGCATCATCAGGCGGGCCAGCTCCAGTTCGATGTGGACCTGGGCGAGCGGGTGGGCGATCGCCTGGTGGGAGCCGATGGGGGCCTTCCACACGGTGCGGTCGCGGGCGTACTCGACGGCGCGGCCCACCGCGTAGCGGCCCATGCCGATCGCGAACGCGGCGGTCATGATGCGCTCCGGGTTGAGCCCGGCGAACAGCTGGAGCAGTCCTGCGTCCTCGTCACCCACGAGAGCGTCGGCGGGCAGCCGCACCTCGTCAAGGGTCAGTTCGAACTGCTTCTCCGGAGCCTGGAGTTCCATGTCGATCTGGCGGCGCCCGAAGCCGGGGGTCTCGCGCGGGACGATGAAGAGGCAGGGCTTGAGCCTGCCAGTACGGGCGTCGGAGGTGCGGCCCACGATGAGGGTGGCGTCGGCGATGTCGACACCGGACACGAACACCTTGCGGCCGTTCAGGACCCAGGTGCCGTCGTCGTCCTTGCGGGCGGTGGTGGTGATGCGGTGCGAGTTCGATCCGGCGTCGGGCTCCGTGATGCCGAAGGCCATGGTGCGGCTGCCGTCGGCGAGGCCGGGCAGCCAGGCCCGCTTCTGCTCCTCGGTGCCGAAGCGGGAGATCACGGTGCCACAGATCGCGGGCGAGACGACCATCATCAGGAGCGGGGAGCCCGCGGCGCCCAACTCCTCGAGGACGATGGACAGTTCGTAGATGCCGCCGCCCCCGCCGCCGTACTCCTCGGGCAGGTTGACGCCCAGGTAGCCGAGCTTGGCGGCCTCGGCCCACAGCTCCTCGGGGTGGCCGTCGGATCCGGTGACGCGGGTCATGTAGTCGCGGCCGTAGCGCTTGCCGAGTGCGGCGACGGCGGCGCGCAGGTCCTGGTGCTCCTGGCTTTCGAGGATCGTGCTCATCAGGGCGTTTCCTCCACTACGAGGGCCACTTCGGCCAACAGGGATCCCACCTCGACCTGGCGGCCGACGGCGGTGTGCAGGGCGGTGAGCGTTCCGGTGGCGGGGGCGCAGATGCGGTGCTCCATCTTCATCGCCTCCAGCCAGATCAGGGGCTGCCCCTCGGTGACGGCGGCGCCCTCGGCGAGGCCGTCGGCGAGCCGGACCACGGTGCCGGGCATCGGGGCGAGCAGGGAGCCGGGGGCGCGCTGCCCGCTCGGGTCGGTGAAGCGGGGCAGGGCGGTGAGGGCGGTGCCGTTCACGT
This window harbors:
- a CDS encoding enoyl-CoA hydratase family protein, which codes for MPEEPLIRAAHDRGVTTLTLDSPGNRNALSHALVAELTERLADAGKDPGVRAVVLTHTGNTFSAGADLRDPPHPDALVGLLRGIVELPKPVVARVAGHVRAGGLGLLGACDISVAATASTFAFTEVRIGVAPAVISLPLLPRLDPRAVARYYLTGERFDAAEAARIGLVTASGDDADTALAPVLDGLRRAEPQALAETKALLTVKVLEAFDRDTRTLQDLSARLFASEQAREGMTAFLERRDPAWVW
- a CDS encoding 4-coumarate--CoA ligase family protein, with protein sequence MFFSEYADVEHVDEPIHDAVLGGAAARGDTPALVDGVAGTTLTYAQVDQYHRRIAAGLAEAGVRPGDVLALHSPNTIAYPVAFYAATRAGAAVTTVHPLATPEEFAKQLKDSGARWIVSVTPLAAPARAAAELAGGIQEIFVCDPAGDSGLRSLLDLLGTDAPEPHVPVDPAEDVAALPYSSGTTGVPKGVMLTHRNIATNLAQLEPLIPAGPEDRVLAVLPFFHIYGLTALMNAPLRQGATVVVLPRFELDTFLAAIEKHRITALYVAPPIVLALAKHPAVEGYDLSSLKYLISAAAPLDADLAEACSRRLGLPPVGQAYGMTELSPGTHVVPLAAKNPPPGTVGKLIASTEMRIVSLDDPAEDVPPGGSGEILIRGPQVMKGYLGRPDATADMIDADGWVHTGDVGRVDEDGWLFVVDRVKELIKYKGFQVAPAELEALLLTHDGIADAAVVGTPDADGNEIPKAFVVRADPALTEDDVLAFVAGHVAPYKKIRRVAFTDAVPRAASGKILRRLLRES
- a CDS encoding acyl-CoA dehydrogenase family protein, coding for MSTILESQEHQDLRAAVAALGKRYGRDYMTRVTGSDGHPEELWAEAAKLGYLGVNLPEEYGGGGGGIYELSIVLEELGAAGSPLLMMVVSPAICGTVISRFGTEEQKRAWLPGLADGSRTMAFGITEPDAGSNSHRITTTARKDDDGTWVLNGRKVFVSGVDIADATLIVGRTSDARTGRLKPCLFIVPRETPGFGRRQIDMELQAPEKQFELTLDEVRLPADALVGDEDAGLLQLFAGLNPERIMTAAFAIGMGRYAVGRAVEYARDRTVWKAPIGSHQAIAHPLAQVHIELELARLMMQKAAHLYDAGDDMGAGEAANMAKYAAAEACVRAVDQSVHTLGGNGLTREFGLASLITGSRVARIAPVSREMILNYVSHQTLGLPKSY